One Paenibacillus riograndensis SBR5 DNA segment encodes these proteins:
- a CDS encoding S-layer homology domain-containing protein has translation MNSRKCVINISRLLVFIMLFSIFTYTPVPAAAAGEEPSIELNDLIAQAEALKTGNPEFPLQVSQSVYGAVYDSDPYFRLDPGPGKVPVKVTAPTNTWTARTPLDNRVPADFAGGTFKTIPYPFADAQGKAEVLQINYAHNGKSTFGGISLESPLSPAVNVTDGSTIEFDVYYPKSAQGKYMRWRVRNTNTNLDSYLRDYQYNNLNPDWVGSYNGESWLKAHHSITASTGVSSSFILELHGENARPEETGMLLVANIQITAPDPNGVALPNVVNKEHQSAVAPLKSVYNKENGLFMVGAIGTGPVTGTRANHYEIFVDGNNLKADGTHPRGPKWLKSVTGEALNGATTAPGLAEYSFPTNAYQAIRDSGTPGQYKSHGHVLAWYNQAPGWMTQIIPANLASGYNGGADFYGLGNGVTTTVKVDKEMARRVQFNHTMYVMRHFLTTDTKYGSSESRGVIPFNSWDVLNEEVHESRHSELIPGDANSWRTSLKHTNWLAAMSDDQIGGDITDHYVYLLFKNAHIAAPNAKMAEAYKANYANLPEYMKLDGHDNEGSIDAYIVDNPPKLTYNDYGLATRSKARTVYNMVLELNTAWRYDPLYDGRPLIEDIGIQGHDAVGKTLASDNQYAMALYASLVDRGLLSGITYSELDLKVPTDAPGGGATAPAVLNVRQSDALGYQYALLYKMFNKFAPYIDHIISWGVSGSGWQGSYVLFDGQSNANAGYYGAMKPDRFILGHSYLDDYFAGEYQTIGNNAIDLGDLGVYTPNSVNADLSSLTLSAGTLQPAFNAATTEYDVSLKDADSITVTAAAADSRSTIKVNDTVVASGTASEAIALTPGTKTDIKVEVTGADGRVKTYTLKVTNSKTETPSTPEPGTPSATPDPGTSSTPAPGTYSTSAPAASATPAPAAPVVQGQKVTMQATVNNGTAFVKVLDLAKAKEFMEKNVTLDIPAAQGVNSYSVGLPAAALTSGTKDDKLTISTEFGQVVISGNMLTGTTESSGKEVTMEIGKGDKAKLPAEVKAALGDRPVIQLSLKVDGKETAWSNPFAPVTVSVPYKPSADELKNPEMIVVWYIDGSGDVLTVPSGRYAPKTGMVTFTTTHFSSYAVAYVSRTFTDLGTAVWAKNAVEVLASKDILKTEGHVFNPSTGITRADFLYSLVRALGLNARVNGNFSDVQKSAYYYNEIAIAKALGITNGIDNDRFGSAYKITRQDMMVLTERALKLEKKLSNQAEAADLERFTDKSEVASYAVNSVAAMVKEGLIEGSGNKVNPAGNTTKAEAAVFLYRLYNK, from the coding sequence ATGAACAGTAGAAAATGTGTAATCAACATCTCCCGTCTCCTCGTCTTCATCATGTTGTTCTCCATCTTCACGTATACTCCCGTCCCGGCTGCTGCGGCTGGAGAGGAACCGTCAATTGAACTGAACGACCTCATTGCTCAAGCTGAAGCTTTAAAAACCGGCAATCCGGAATTCCCGCTCCAAGTCAGTCAGTCTGTGTATGGAGCTGTCTATGATTCCGATCCCTATTTCCGTCTTGATCCGGGTCCGGGTAAGGTTCCTGTAAAAGTTACCGCACCCACTAATACCTGGACGGCAAGAACTCCGCTGGACAACCGTGTCCCCGCCGACTTTGCCGGTGGCACATTCAAGACGATCCCGTATCCTTTTGCAGATGCCCAAGGTAAAGCGGAAGTGCTTCAGATTAATTACGCCCATAACGGAAAAAGCACGTTCGGCGGCATAAGTCTCGAATCCCCGTTGTCCCCGGCCGTAAATGTCACTGATGGTTCAACGATTGAATTCGATGTCTACTATCCTAAGAGCGCGCAGGGCAAATACATGAGGTGGAGAGTCAGAAATACCAACACCAACCTCGATAGCTACCTCAGGGATTACCAGTACAACAACCTAAATCCCGACTGGGTTGGCAGTTACAACGGTGAATCCTGGTTGAAGGCGCATCACAGTATTACCGCCTCAACAGGCGTTTCCTCGAGCTTTATTCTTGAGCTTCATGGCGAGAATGCCCGTCCTGAAGAAACTGGTATGCTGCTTGTCGCCAACATCCAGATTACCGCACCTGATCCTAATGGTGTTGCACTTCCGAACGTAGTCAACAAGGAACACCAGAGTGCCGTAGCGCCTCTAAAGAGTGTTTACAATAAGGAAAATGGCCTGTTTATGGTTGGTGCGATCGGCACCGGACCCGTAACCGGAACCAGAGCCAATCACTATGAAATCTTCGTCGACGGCAACAATCTGAAGGCCGATGGAACGCATCCCCGTGGCCCGAAATGGCTGAAAAGCGTTACCGGCGAGGCCCTGAACGGCGCAACCACTGCCCCTGGCTTAGCGGAATACAGTTTCCCGACCAACGCTTATCAGGCGATCAGGGATTCAGGAACTCCCGGACAGTACAAGTCTCACGGCCATGTTCTGGCATGGTACAACCAGGCGCCTGGCTGGATGACTCAGATTATTCCTGCGAACCTTGCCTCCGGGTATAATGGCGGGGCCGATTTCTACGGACTTGGCAACGGCGTTACCACTACGGTTAAGGTAGACAAAGAGATGGCAAGAAGAGTGCAGTTTAACCACACCATGTATGTGATGCGGCACTTCCTGACCACAGATACGAAGTACGGCTCAAGCGAATCCCGTGGCGTCATTCCTTTCAATTCCTGGGATGTGCTCAACGAAGAGGTACACGAAAGCCGCCACAGCGAACTCATCCCGGGGGATGCGAACAGCTGGAGAACGAGCCTGAAACACACCAACTGGCTTGCTGCAATGTCAGATGATCAGATTGGCGGCGACATCACAGATCATTACGTTTACTTGCTGTTCAAAAACGCGCACATCGCGGCCCCCAACGCCAAGATGGCGGAAGCTTACAAAGCCAATTACGCTAACCTTCCAGAGTACATGAAGCTTGATGGACACGACAATGAAGGCAGCATTGACGCTTACATCGTTGATAATCCTCCGAAGCTGACCTATAACGATTACGGACTTGCGACCCGCAGCAAAGCGAGGACTGTATACAACATGGTTCTCGAATTAAATACTGCATGGCGCTACGATCCGCTGTATGACGGAAGACCTCTTATCGAGGACATCGGTATCCAGGGACACGACGCGGTGGGTAAGACCCTTGCAAGCGATAACCAATATGCGATGGCCCTCTATGCCTCTCTCGTTGACCGGGGCCTGCTATCTGGTATTACCTATTCAGAGCTTGACCTTAAGGTGCCGACCGATGCTCCTGGAGGCGGTGCGACTGCTCCCGCAGTACTCAATGTCAGACAGTCGGACGCCCTTGGTTATCAGTACGCGCTGCTCTACAAAATGTTCAACAAGTTCGCCCCGTATATCGATCACATCATTAGCTGGGGTGTATCCGGTTCCGGATGGCAGGGGAGCTATGTCCTGTTTGACGGGCAGAGCAATGCAAATGCCGGCTACTATGGCGCCATGAAGCCGGACAGATTTATTCTTGGACATTCGTATCTGGATGATTACTTTGCAGGCGAATATCAGACCATCGGGAATAATGCCATCGACCTTGGCGATCTTGGAGTCTATACACCAAATAGTGTGAATGCCGACCTCAGCAGCCTGACACTGAGTGCGGGAACACTCCAGCCGGCGTTCAACGCAGCCACCACAGAGTATGATGTGTCCCTGAAGGATGCTGACAGCATTACCGTGACAGCGGCAGCGGCAGACAGCAGGTCAACCATTAAAGTGAACGATACGGTGGTTGCCAGCGGTACCGCTTCTGAAGCTATAGCGCTGACACCTGGTACAAAAACGGATATAAAGGTTGAGGTCACAGGTGCAGACGGCAGGGTCAAGACGTATACCCTAAAAGTAACCAATAGCAAGACGGAGACTCCGTCCACTCCGGAACCTGGAACACCATCTGCAACGCCTGATCCTGGGACATCTTCAACGCCTGCACCTGGAACGTATTCAACGTCTGCACCTGCGGCATCTGCAACACCTGCACCTGCAGCACCAGTTGTACAGGGCCAGAAAGTAACCATGCAGGCGACTGTGAATAATGGAACTGCATTTGTTAAGGTACTGGATCTGGCAAAAGCAAAGGAATTCATGGAGAAAAATGTTACCCTGGACATACCAGCGGCACAAGGAGTGAATTCATACTCGGTAGGCTTGCCTGCTGCAGCGCTGACAAGCGGAACAAAGGATGACAAACTCACCATTTCCACAGAATTCGGTCAGGTAGTAATATCCGGTAACATGTTGACAGGCACAACTGAAAGCAGCGGCAAGGAAGTAACAATGGAGATTGGAAAAGGCGACAAGGCCAAGCTTCCGGCGGAAGTGAAGGCGGCTCTCGGCGATAGGCCGGTCATTCAGCTTAGCCTTAAGGTGGACGGCAAAGAAACGGCCTGGAGCAATCCCTTTGCACCTGTAACGGTATCCGTGCCCTACAAGCCGTCTGCGGATGAATTGAAGAATCCCGAAATGATTGTTGTCTGGTACATTGACGGAAGCGGGGATGTTCTAACAGTACCGAGCGGACGCTATGCTCCCAAGACCGGTATGGTAACATTCACAACAACTCATTTCAGCAGCTACGCAGTAGCTTACGTATCCAGGACATTTACAGATCTCGGAACGGCTGTATGGGCCAAGAACGCGGTCGAAGTACTTGCATCAAAGGATATTCTCAAGACAGAAGGTCATGTATTCAATCCGTCAACAGGTATCACAAGGGCAGATTTCCTGTACTCCCTTGTCAGGGCACTTGGCTTGAATGCAAGAGTAAATGGAAATTTCAGCGATGTACAGAAGAGTGCTTATTACTATAATGAAATTGCAATTGCTAAAGCACTTGGTATTACGAATGGCATAGACAACGACAGATTCGGCAGCGCCTATAAGATCACAAGACAGGACATGATGGTGTTGACCGAAAGAGCCTTGAAACTTGAGAAGAAGTTGAGTAACCAGGCTGAGGCTGCAGATCTGGAGAGATTCACCGACAAGTCCGAAGTTGCTTCCTATGCGGTGAACAGCGTAGCTGCGATGGTTAAGGAAGGGTTGATCGAAGGCAGCGGGAACAAAGTCAATCCGGCCGGAAACACAACCAAAGCAGAAGCTGCGGTGTTCCTCTACAGACTGTATAATAAGTAA
- a CDS encoding tRNA dihydrouridine synthase: MTENFWRDLPRPFFILAPMEDVTDVVFRHVVSEAARPDVFFTEFANTESYCHPEGNHAVRGRLTFTEDEQPIVAHIWGDKPEFFRQMSIGIAQEGFKGIDINMGCPVANVAENGKGSGLICRPELAAEIIQAAKAGGLPVSVKTRLGFSSLDEWRGWLTHILQQDIVNLSIHLRTREEMSKADAHWELIPEIKKLRDEVAPDTLLTINGDIPDRQTGLKLAEEYGVDGIMIGRGIFHNPFAFEKEPKEHSSTELLDLLRLHLDLYDQYSVQAPRSFSPLQRFFKIYVRGFRGASELRNSLMNTRSTNEVRALLGEFGGKEQDGAEEHGD; the protein is encoded by the coding sequence ATGACAGAGAATTTTTGGCGTGATTTACCACGGCCTTTTTTTATACTGGCACCCATGGAAGACGTGACGGATGTTGTTTTTCGCCATGTGGTAAGTGAAGCGGCCAGACCGGATGTGTTTTTTACGGAGTTTGCGAATACGGAGAGTTATTGTCACCCGGAGGGGAACCATGCGGTGCGCGGGCGTTTGACGTTTACAGAGGATGAACAGCCCATTGTAGCTCATATCTGGGGAGATAAGCCGGAATTCTTCCGTCAGATGAGCATCGGGATAGCGCAAGAAGGCTTCAAAGGCATCGATATTAATATGGGTTGTCCTGTAGCGAATGTAGCAGAGAACGGGAAGGGAAGCGGCCTGATCTGCCGTCCCGAACTCGCAGCGGAGATCATCCAGGCCGCCAAAGCCGGGGGATTGCCCGTCAGCGTAAAAACAAGGCTCGGTTTCAGCAGCTTAGACGAATGGCGCGGCTGGTTAACCCATATTTTGCAGCAAGACATTGTGAATCTGTCCATTCATCTGCGCACAAGAGAGGAAATGAGCAAAGCAGATGCCCACTGGGAACTGATTCCGGAGATTAAGAAGCTTCGTGATGAGGTGGCACCCGATACCCTGCTGACCATTAACGGGGATATCCCTGACCGTCAGACCGGCCTCAAGCTCGCTGAAGAGTACGGTGTGGATGGGATCATGATCGGGCGCGGTATTTTTCATAATCCATTTGCTTTTGAGAAGGAGCCGAAGGAGCACAGTAGTACGGAATTGCTTGATCTGCTGCGGCTGCATTTGGATCTCTATGATCAATATTCAGTACAGGCACCACGTTCGTTCAGCCCCCTTCAACGATTCTTCAAAATATATGTCCGCGGATTCCGCGGGGCAAGTGAATTAAGAAATAGCTTAATGAACACCAGGTCCACAAATGAAGTGCGTGCGCTGCTGGGTGAATTTGGAGGCAAGGAGCAGGATGGGGCGGAGGAACATGGGGATTAA
- a CDS encoding AbrB/MazE/SpoVT family DNA-binding domain-containing protein: MFQVQKWGNSLGIRIPKSLALKVGIEEGSEVDLDVEDGHLIIKPKSATLDEILSQVTPDNLHHEVSTGEQQGREVW; the protein is encoded by the coding sequence ATGTTTCAGGTTCAAAAATGGGGTAACAGCTTGGGCATTCGCATTCCGAAATCCCTTGCCCTGAAGGTCGGTATTGAGGAAGGCTCTGAGGTCGATCTTGACGTGGAAGATGGACATCTTATCATCAAGCCGAAGTCGGCTACACTGGACGAAATCCTGTCCCAGGTCACCCCGGACAATCTCCATCATGAGGTCTCTACAGGCGAACAACAAGGGCGGGAAGTATGGTAA
- the mazF gene encoding endoribonuclease MazF, translated as MVTGGYVPDRGDLIWLQFNPQAGHEQAGKRPALVVSPASYNRKVGLSLLCPVTSKQKDYPFEVVIPQDLPIEGVILADQVKSLDWQSRQAAFICKVPQIILSDVVAKLDLLIR; from the coding sequence ATGGTAACGGGCGGGTATGTGCCGGATCGAGGCGACTTGATATGGTTGCAGTTCAACCCGCAAGCGGGGCATGAACAGGCAGGCAAACGTCCGGCGTTGGTCGTGTCTCCTGCTTCTTATAATCGTAAGGTCGGACTTTCCTTGCTCTGTCCGGTAACGTCTAAGCAAAAGGACTACCCGTTTGAAGTAGTCATTCCGCAGGATCTGCCCATCGAAGGGGTTATCCTTGCCGATCAAGTAAAAAGTCTGGATTGGCAATCCCGACAGGCAGCGTTCATCTGTAAAGTACCACAGATAATACTGTCAGATGTCGTTGCCAAACTCGACTTACTGATTCGCTGA
- a CDS encoding SF0329 family protein: MSWSKLKQQLEGFLSPALNGRVEYRAPGYRYLPDKSGICYISVDKKNVLNMSDKTNAIIWYQTELEIKNDPDIQIPITSDDIEAVRQATKGPVPEDRLIVMARSRKSTEHAKELMSAQAALTKSNFIVVANKFLTTPIEESLESKDMVLNILALVDRRVGKKRILSMSEMMKLKHPIVQFFYELRRGK; the protein is encoded by the coding sequence ATGTCCTGGAGCAAATTAAAGCAACAACTGGAGGGCTTTCTAAGTCCTGCGTTAAACGGAAGGGTAGAATACCGCGCCCCAGGTTACCGTTACCTGCCTGATAAATCAGGCATTTGTTATATTTCGGTAGATAAAAAGAACGTACTCAACATGAGTGATAAAACGAACGCGATCATATGGTATCAAACCGAGCTGGAAATTAAGAATGACCCGGATATCCAAATTCCTATCACCAGTGACGACATTGAAGCAGTCAGACAAGCAACCAAGGGACCCGTGCCGGAGGATCGTCTAATCGTAATGGCCAGAAGCAGGAAAAGTACAGAACACGCCAAAGAGCTAATGTCAGCACAGGCTGCATTAACTAAATCGAATTTTATCGTGGTGGCAAATAAGTTCCTAACTACTCCGATAGAGGAAAGCTTAGAGAGCAAGGATATGGTATTGAATATTCTGGCTTTGGTAGACAGACGAGTTGGGAAAAAGCGGATTTTAAGCATGTCCGAGATGATGAAGTTAAAGCATCCGATAGTGCAGTTTTTTTATGAATTGCGGCGGGGGAAATAA
- a CDS encoding carbohydrate-binding protein, giving the protein MNKKVPARALSVLIVLAVFLSVFFTALPPANAAARGAWAPNTAYAVNDTVTYSGSTYTCLQAHTSLTGWEPPNVPALWQSGGTTTPTPTPPPATNGVTFYADINYGGKAVTLGVGNYVLSQLNAAGIPNDWMSSLKVPSGWTVEVYEDENFGGTKWTFTASSSWVGDSVNDKMTSVKIYTGSPPASVTRPSEVPSQIWTYVMNVDNKFGKGGDFALLLSAVIKKESSFGAGLPGSPSAGDGLMQVEPNTRNAYLSQFSAKFGRSYNHSSEQDQVCLGALILDEKIVRFGNIYNGLLHYNGGDNWYPGATDSYGRPILADQYANAVYATYKGYGGKN; this is encoded by the coding sequence TTGAATAAAAAAGTTCCTGCCAGAGCGTTATCCGTATTGATAGTTTTAGCAGTATTCCTCTCCGTATTCTTCACCGCATTACCGCCTGCAAACGCGGCCGCCAGGGGAGCATGGGCTCCAAATACTGCATATGCAGTCAATGATACAGTAACCTATAGCGGAAGTACGTATACCTGTCTTCAGGCGCATACTTCCCTCACAGGCTGGGAGCCGCCGAATGTTCCTGCACTATGGCAGAGTGGAGGCACCACAACACCGACACCAACACCACCTCCGGCAACCAACGGAGTCACATTCTATGCAGATATCAACTATGGCGGAAAGGCAGTAACCCTTGGAGTAGGCAATTATGTACTCTCTCAGTTGAATGCTGCAGGCATTCCGAATGACTGGATGTCCTCGCTTAAGGTGCCCAGCGGCTGGACAGTTGAAGTATATGAGGATGAAAATTTTGGAGGAACCAAATGGACCTTTACTGCAAGCTCATCCTGGGTCGGCGATAGTGTCAATGACAAGATGACTTCGGTTAAGATTTATACGGGTTCACCGCCTGCGTCTGTAACTAGGCCTTCCGAAGTTCCAAGTCAAATCTGGACCTATGTAATGAATGTAGACAATAAATTCGGTAAAGGCGGAGATTTTGCCTTATTGCTGAGTGCAGTGATCAAAAAGGAAAGCAGCTTTGGAGCAGGTCTGCCGGGCAGTCCATCAGCCGGTGATGGATTGATGCAGGTAGAACCTAACACTCGCAATGCTTATCTATCCCAGTTCAGTGCCAAATTTGGCCGCTCGTATAATCATAGCAGTGAACAGGATCAGGTATGTCTGGGCGCACTGATTCTGGATGAGAAGATTGTCAGGTTCGGAAATATATACAACGGACTGTTGCACTATAACGGAGGGGACAACTGGTATCCAGGCGCTACCGATTCCTATGGCCGCCCTATTCTGGCAGATCAATACGCCAATGCCGTTTATGCTACATATAAGGGGTATGGCGGTAAGAATTAA